A single genomic interval of Malania oleifera isolate guangnan ecotype guangnan chromosome 11, ASM2987363v1, whole genome shotgun sequence harbors:
- the LOC131167797 gene encoding cytokinin dehydrogenase 1-like: protein MGSPPYSILKTLNDVIVVLLLSCFYYRLTLCSERRLEYVIDTNMKDLQEAASDYGNLTHNLPSELLRQASVKEISDQLMSIFRQGSQSQTTVAARGNGHSTHGQAQALNGVVIEMQSLQTPKMQVNTGAQPSVDVSGGELWINVLSETLKYGLSPRSWTDYLYLTVGGTLSNAGISGQAFRFGPQIDNVYQLEVVTGKGDIVTCSKKLNSDLFYAVLGGLGQFGIITRAKIAIQTAPQMVKVIRADYSNFSMFSKDQEDLISREDTFDYIEGLALVNATTRTTLYRIELAKYFNTDERVATEQEIDGLLSGLSYIPSTLNKSEASYMEFLDRVHTTELQLQKQGLWEVPHPWLVLMVPKSKIQVFADEVFNKIIDTEINGPLIIYPVNTSKWKKNTSLVTPDESVIYLVSILSTVFPSSTTADSLQRILAQNQNILDFCETAQLGTKQYLGFEKNQSQWQAHFGPARWEAFKRRKSVYDPLAILAPGQGIFKKGEPIT from the exons ATGGGTTCACCGCCTTACAGCATTCTTAAAACACTGAACGACGTTATCGTGGTTTTGCTCCTGAGTTGTTTCTATTACAGACTTACTCTCTGTTCTGAACGTCGACTTGAGTACGTAATCGACACCAACATGAAAGATCTGCAGGAGGCAGCCAGCGACTACGGCAACCTAACCCATAACCTTCCGTCGGAACTTCTGCGTCAAGCGTCTGTCAAGGAGATTTCCGACCAGTTAATGTCTATTTTCCGGCAGGGTTCGCAGTCGCAGACGACGGTCGCCGCCAGAGGCAACGGCCACAGCACCCACGGGCAGGCGCAAGCTCTCAACGGCGTAGTTATTGAAATGCAATCGCTGCAGACGCCAAAAATGCAGGTTAACACCGGGGCTCAGCCGTCGGTGGACGTCTCCGGCGGCGAACTATGGATAAATGTTCTGAGTGAGACTCTTAAATATGGGTTGTCGCCCAGATCTTGGACGGATTATCTTTATCTCACCGTTGGTGGCACTTTGTCGAATGCCGGAATTAGTGGGCAGGCTTTTAGGTTTGGGCCCCAAATCGACAACGTCTACCAGCTGGAAGTTGTTACAG GAAAAGGAGATATAGTCACTTGTTCAAAGAAATTGAATTCTGACCTTTTTTATGCTGTTCTTGGAGGGTTGGGACAATTTGGCATTATCACTCGAGCAAAAATTGCTATTCAAACAGCACCACAAATG GTGAAAGTGATTAGAGCAGACTACTCAAACTTTTCCATGTTTTCCAAAGACCAAGAAGATTTGATATCACGTGAGGATACATTTGACTATATTGAAGGGCTTGCCTTGGTGAACGCTACTACTAGAACAACTCTTTATCGCATAGAACTGGCCAAGTATTTTAATACAGATGAGAGAGTTGCTACAGAACAG GAAATTGACGGATTGTTATCTGGATTGAGTTATATTCCATCAACGCTTAATAAATCAGAAGCCTCATATATGGAGTTCCTCGACAGAGTGCATACTACTGAGTTACAACTCCAAAAACAAGGTTTATGGGAAGTCCCTCACCCATGGCTAGTCCTTATGGTTCCCAAAAGCAAAATTCAAGTATTTGCAGATGAAGTCTTCAACAAAATTATCGATACCGAAATCAATGGTCCCCTCATAATCTACCCAGTTAACACATCTAA GTGGAAGAAGAACACTTCTTTGGTGACCCCAGATGAAAGTGTCATATACCTTGTGTCCATCCTCTCTACTGTATTTCCATCGTCTACAACAGCAGATAGCTTGCAGCGCATTTTAGCTCAAAACCAAAATATTCTAGACTTTTGTGAGACAGCCCAACTTGGTACAAAACAGTATCTAGGGTTTGAGAAAAACCAATCACAATGGCAAGCCCACTTTGGGCCAGCTCGTTGGGAAGCTTTCAAGAGGAGGAAGTCAGTCTACGATCCTTTGGCAATCCTTGCCCCTGGTCAAGGAATCTTCAAAAAGGGAGAACCCATCACCTAA